Proteins from one Candidatus Desulfovibrio trichonymphae genomic window:
- a CDS encoding efflux RND transporter periplasmic adaptor subunit, whose product MNKASEDMRRYGKLVGGGYVSREAYDQTATEAAALKATVQSDKAVVESAALDLSYCSVTAPINGRVGAFTVDKGNMIKTADATPIITIDTLSPIYVLFSVPETRLPVILKRMREEGGAGDCRPRRRRAGKRRSDAR is encoded by the coding sequence TTGAACAAGGCCAGTGAAGACATGCGCCGTTACGGCAAACTTGTGGGCGGCGGCTATGTAAGCCGGGAGGCATATGACCAGACCGCCACCGAAGCGGCGGCGCTCAAAGCCACTGTGCAGTCAGACAAAGCGGTGGTGGAAAGCGCTGCGCTCGACCTGTCGTACTGCAGCGTGACAGCGCCTATCAACGGGCGGGTCGGCGCGTTCACCGTGGACAAGGGCAATATGATCAAAACAGCCGACGCAACGCCCATTATCACTATCGACACCCTGTCGCCCATTTACGTACTTTTTTCTGTGCCGGAAACACGACTGCCCGTGATTCTGAAACGCATGCGCGAGGAGGGCGGTGCAGGTGACTGCCGCCCCCGCCGGCGGCGAGCCGGAAAAAGGCGTTCTGACGCTCGTTGA